The genomic segment GACGGGAAGGCCGTCACATCGTGTCTGGTGCTGGCGGCGCAGATCGAGGGTCGTAAGATTCTCACCGTCGAGGGGCTCGCGGAGGACCGGATTGGCAAGGCGCTCCAGGACGCATTCGTGGAAGCCGGTGCCGTCCAATGCGGCTACTGTATCCCGGGGTTCTTGATGTCAGCCCGTGCGCTCCTTGCCGAGAATCCGAAGCCGCGTCCTGAGGAGATCAAGGAGGGGCTGTCCGGAAATATCTGTCGCTGCACGGGCTACGTGAAGATATTTGATGCGGTCGCGCTCGCCGCACAGAGATTGGCACGATGAGAGATATTAAAACATATTCACCCAGGAAACTCTTAGAAGCGCTAGAGATGCTCGCGGAACATGGCCCGGAGATCAGAGTCGTCTCCGGCGCGACAGATCTCATTGTGCAGGTTCTTGAAAAGAAGAAGGAACCACACGCCCTCCTTGATATCAGCCATCTCGATGAGCTCCGCTACATAAAAAAGGAAGATGGATCGATCAGGATTGGCCCTCTCACCACTCATCGGGAAATAGAAAGATCACCGGTAATAAGGCGCGCCGCGCCGCTCCTCTGCGAAGCGGCCTTTCTCGTCGGTTCCCCACAGATAAAAAATATCGCGACGATCGGGGGAAATATTGCGAATGCGTCTCCCGTGGCCGATTCGATTCCTCCCCTGATGGTGCTGGGGGCTGTGCTGACCTTGAGGTCTCGCTCGGCCGAACGGTGCGTCCCCGTCGCCGAGTTTTTTACCGGACCCGGGAAGACTGTGCTGCGGCCTGATGAGCTTCTTGTTGATATTTCATTTAATAGACCAGGAGCCGGAGAGGTCAGTTTTTACGAGAGGCTGGGGCAGCGGAGGCTCCTCTCAATCTCGAAAGTGGGAGTGGCATTCCGGGCGAAGGTTGAGCGGAAGAGGATGTCCGGCGTCGCGGTGGCACTCGGTGCGGTCGCCCCGACGGTGATCATGGCTCCGCGCACCGCAGCTTTCATGGAAGGGAAAAACTACTCTGAGGATCTTGTTGCACAGGCCGCCAGGATAGCCGAGGGAGAGTCCAGAGGGATCACCGATTTACGCTCCACGGCTGATTATCGCAATAAGATGGCCGGTGCGTTGCTGCTCCGGGGCCTCGCCCGAGTTATGGTTTGACTAGAACCACAGATAAACACAGATAACATCATAAGTCAAGAAAGCGGTGACTAAAAAATCTGTGTTCATCCGTGTGTATCTGTGTCCATCTGTGGCCATACGTCGTGTTATAGTGGTTGGCATATATATTTCTCTTACAAGGAAGGAGACAGAATGATCAGGTCGAAAATACGCAGCGTGCTGGCGGACACAACCGACCCGAACAATGTGTTGCTCACGGATGCGCAACTCAAGAGCGAAATAGAAAAGTGCGAATACTGCGCCGAGAAGCCATGCAAAGTTACGTGTCCGTGCGACTGCTCTCCGTTTGATTTCATTATGGCTGCAAAGGTGGGGAATCCATCAGACATTAAGCGATCGGCCGCGCTGATTCTGAGTCAGAACCCGCTTGGGGGGATTTGCGGGATGGTGTGCCCCGACTGGCACTGCATGAAGGCGTGTGTCCACGAGCGATTCGATTCCGCAGTCAATATCCCCGCCGTGCAGGCGACCATCATTGCGAAGGCGAAGGCAATGGGCGTGATGCCGAAGTTTGAACGAGCGCCCCTCAAAGGTAAAAAGGTGGCGGTTATCGGGGCCGGGCCTGCGGGTCTTGGTGCGGCTATCGTACTCGCCCAAGAGGGGTACGCGGTGGATATCTTTGAGAGCGAGCGCCAGGCCGGCGGGATGTGCTCGTGCATACCCGAGTACCGCCTGCCCAAGATGGTGCTGGAAGGGGACCTCAAGTTTGTGTTCTCCATGGAGCATATAAAACTGCGCACGGGGAGGAAAATCACTGATCCGGAAAAACTACTCCCCAGGGGATATGATGCAGTAGTGGTGGCGACGGGGCTCTGGGCGCCTGTCAGGATGGGGATACCGAACGAGGAGAAAGCAATCTTCGGCCTTGACTACCTTAAAAGGCCTGGGAGCTATCGGCTGAGGGGCCACGTGGCGGTGATCGGGGGTGGGGCGAGCGCGCTTGACTGCGCGGTGACGGCGAAGCGGCAGGGCGCGACGAGGGTTGAGATGTTCGCATGTGAGAGTGTCGGCGAGATGCCGCTCACTCCGAGGGAACGCCAGGAACTCCTCGAGCACGGAATCGATGTGAGCGGTCGCACGCGCGTGACGGCGATAAGGGTCAAGGGGAAAAAGATCGCGGGTCTCTCGACTATCAAAGTAGCGCTCCCGCCGGGGAAGAAATTCAACCTCAGGGACATCAAGAAAGCACCGGGGACTGAGCAGGAGCGCAGCGATATCGAGCATGTGGTGATCGCGATAGGGGCGCGTCCGGAGGTGAAGCGGATAAAACATCGCGCGATATTCCATGCCGGCGATGTGGTCAACGGCCCCTCCACGGTTGTTGAGGCGACAGCATCAGGCAAGAACGCCGCCGCTGATGTGGACTTCTTCCTGACCGGAGGCAAGAAACCAAGGGTCGCGAAGCCCATGAAAAGCCCGGTTGCGGTGCCGGGTTATGACTTTGAACCTGTCCCACTCGAGACTGATTTCTTCGGGATGAAGCTCAGCTCGCCGTTCCTCCTGTCGGCATCGCCCGCGACGGACGGATTCGAGCAGGTGAAGGCTGGTTACGACGCGGGCTGGCCGGGGGCGATACTGA from the Candidatus Auribacterota bacterium genome contains:
- a CDS encoding (2Fe-2S)-binding protein, which codes for MIKVRFIANGKRVEVETSPTRTLLDILREDLGLTGTKEGCAKGECGACTVVMDGKAVTSCLVLAAQIEGRKILTVEGLAEDRIGKALQDAFVEAGAVQCGYCIPGFLMSARALLAENPKPRPEEIKEGLSGNICRCTGYVKIFDAVALAAQRLAR
- a CDS encoding xanthine dehydrogenase family protein subunit M — its product is MRDIKTYSPRKLLEALEMLAEHGPEIRVVSGATDLIVQVLEKKKEPHALLDISHLDELRYIKKEDGSIRIGPLTTHREIERSPVIRRAAPLLCEAAFLVGSPQIKNIATIGGNIANASPVADSIPPLMVLGAVLTLRSRSAERCVPVAEFFTGPGKTVLRPDELLVDISFNRPGAGEVSFYERLGQRRLLSISKVGVAFRAKVERKRMSGVAVALGAVAPTVIMAPRTAAFMEGKNYSEDLVAQAARIAEGESRGITDLRSTADYRNKMAGALLLRGLARVMV
- a CDS encoding FAD-dependent oxidoreductase, producing MIRSKIRSVLADTTDPNNVLLTDAQLKSEIEKCEYCAEKPCKVTCPCDCSPFDFIMAAKVGNPSDIKRSAALILSQNPLGGICGMVCPDWHCMKACVHERFDSAVNIPAVQATIIAKAKAMGVMPKFERAPLKGKKVAVIGAGPAGLGAAIVLAQEGYAVDIFESERQAGGMCSCIPEYRLPKMVLEGDLKFVFSMEHIKLRTGRKITDPEKLLPRGYDAVVVATGLWAPVRMGIPNEEKAIFGLDYLKRPGSYRLRGHVAVIGGGASALDCAVTAKRQGATRVEMFACESVGEMPLTPRERQELLEHGIDVSGRTRVTAIRVKGKKIAGLSTIKVALPPGKKFNLRDIKKAPGTEQERSDIEHVVIAIGARPEVKRIKHRAIFHAGDVVNGPSTVVEATASGKNAAADVDFFLTGGKKPRVAKPMKSPVAVPGYDFEPVPLETDFFGMKLSSPFLLSASPATDGFEQVKAGYDAGWPGAILKTAFDNLPIHIPAEYMNCFTEKTWGNCDNVSEHTLDRVCTEIKKLIKMYPDRLTGASTGGTVTGNDVADKRSWQNNTRKLENAGARFIEYSLSCPQGGEGAEGDIVSQNAALTAKIIDWVTEMGKPEIPKLFKLTSAVTDIKVILREVKKVLDKYPHKKAGVTLANTFPTLAFKPGEKKEWEEGIVVGMSGAGVTPISYLCLASAGRMGVPISGNAGPMDYRAAADFLALGTGTVQFCTIVEKYGYGIIDELKSGLSHLMAARGIQSVRELVGIAQTRPIRDFMALGAEKKVSETNPDLCVSCGNCTRCPYMAITLDKDKHPVTDAEKCVGCGLCVLQCFVGALSLRKRTPREKKAAGK